In the genome of Shewanella glacialimarina, one region contains:
- a CDS encoding DMT family transporter, whose amino-acid sequence MTTAQPRSGLVEVHLAVLLFGGTALFSKLIPLSALNITFLRCIVAAFVLALLVKASKQTLKLRHSKDYLIAILLGVLVSCHWVTYFAAMQLSSVAIGMIAFFTYPVMTVLVEPLINRTQLKWVDVVSGLAVLIGVILLIPEPNLDNDITLGILVGVLSAALFTARNLLHKRYFTGYSGPHAMFYQTLVAVMFLSPWQDVSMADLNQHTVGLVILLGVVFTAAPHALFTTALRYLSAKTVGLVSCLQPFYGAILALIVLGEQLSTQTLIGGAIIVATALFETQQSHKKNKL is encoded by the coding sequence GTGACTACCGCTCAACCTCGATCTGGGTTAGTTGAAGTACATCTAGCCGTATTACTGTTTGGTGGTACGGCGCTTTTTTCTAAGCTTATTCCGCTAAGTGCGCTTAACATTACCTTTTTACGCTGTATCGTCGCAGCCTTTGTTCTAGCTTTACTGGTAAAGGCCAGCAAGCAAACCCTCAAATTACGTCATAGCAAAGATTACCTTATTGCCATTTTACTCGGTGTTCTCGTGAGTTGTCATTGGGTAACGTATTTTGCCGCAATGCAATTATCATCTGTTGCCATTGGTATGATTGCCTTCTTCACTTATCCAGTGATGACAGTGTTAGTCGAACCTTTAATCAACCGTACCCAACTTAAATGGGTCGATGTAGTTTCCGGCCTAGCCGTATTGATTGGGGTCATTTTATTAATCCCCGAACCTAATCTTGACAATGACATTACCTTAGGCATTTTAGTCGGCGTGTTGTCTGCGGCGTTATTCACCGCCCGTAACCTGCTACATAAACGTTACTTCACAGGCTACAGTGGCCCGCATGCGATGTTTTATCAAACTTTAGTTGCAGTGATGTTTTTAAGCCCATGGCAAGATGTCAGTATGGCAGATCTTAATCAGCACACTGTAGGATTGGTTATTCTGTTAGGAGTGGTATTTACCGCTGCGCCGCATGCTTTATTCACTACTGCGCTGCGGTATTTAAGTGCTAAAACGGTCGGATTAGTATCCTGTTTACAACCATTTTATGGCGCGATATTGGCATTAATCGTTTTGGGTGAACAGTTAAGCACTCAAACCTTAATCGGCGGGGCTATTATTGTGGCAACGGCATTATTTGAAACTCAACAAAGCCATAAGAAAAACAAACTTTAA
- the asd gene encoding archaetidylserine decarboxylase (Phosphatidylserine decarboxylase is synthesized as a single chain precursor. Generation of the pyruvoyl active site from a Ser is coupled to cleavage of a Gly-Ser bond between the larger (beta) and smaller (alpha chains). It is an integral membrane protein.), giving the protein MDSLKIALQYIMPKHFLSRLVGKFAAAEAGVLTTVFIKWFINQYKIDMSEAAKSEPEAYNTFNAFFTRELKQGLRPINQDATIMAHPVDGAVSQCGPIESGNIFQAKGHSYTSQALLGGDKADADRFDGGDFATIYLAPKDYHRIHMPITGTLSKMTYVPGDLFSVNPLTAQNVPGLFARNERVVAIFETEIGPLAMVLVGATIVASIETIWAGTVTPPGGKQVFSWDYPTTGPKALTLEKGAEMGRFKLGSTVVMLFAQDAIDTFADGVEPGEVTRLGQAFANINLK; this is encoded by the coding sequence TTGGACTCATTAAAAATTGCTTTGCAATACATCATGCCAAAACATTTTTTATCACGCTTAGTCGGTAAGTTTGCAGCAGCAGAAGCTGGAGTACTGACTACCGTATTTATTAAGTGGTTCATTAATCAATACAAAATTGACATGTCAGAAGCAGCTAAAAGTGAGCCTGAAGCTTACAACACCTTTAATGCCTTTTTTACCCGTGAATTAAAACAAGGTTTACGCCCAATAAACCAAGACGCAACCATCATGGCGCACCCAGTTGATGGTGCTGTTAGCCAATGTGGCCCAATTGAATCTGGCAACATATTCCAGGCCAAGGGGCATAGTTACACTTCGCAAGCTTTACTCGGTGGTGATAAAGCCGATGCCGACCGTTTTGACGGCGGTGATTTTGCCACTATTTACCTTGCACCAAAAGATTATCACCGTATTCATATGCCGATTACCGGCACCTTGTCTAAAATGACTTATGTACCAGGCGACTTGTTTTCAGTTAACCCACTTACCGCGCAAAATGTGCCAGGGCTTTTTGCCCGCAATGAACGTGTGGTCGCTATTTTTGAAACTGAAATAGGCCCATTAGCCATGGTATTGGTTGGCGCAACGATTGTAGCTAGCATTGAAACCATTTGGGCTGGCACAGTTACACCGCCCGGTGGCAAGCAGGTCTTTAGTTGGGATTATCCAACCACAGGCCCTAAAGCGTTAACGTTAGAGAAAGGCGCTGAAATGGGCCGTTTTAAGTTAGGCAGTACTGTGGTGATGTTATTTGCTCAAGATGCCATTGATACCTTCGCTGATGGCGTAGAACCTGGCGAAGTGACTCGTTTAGGTCAAGCGTTTGCAAACATTAACCTTAAATAG
- a CDS encoding ABC transporter permease: MTLSLSLIKRCLVVFSRHYRQAPIQASAILLGIMLAVTLLIGVKATNENAKQSYGETTELLSQRASFYLTDKDQTGIDEAAYFALRQAGIPALAVIEGIASDPQGRSWKVNGSDIMAAVSMQPHQDGQSSKGKQTTPAIPLQRLLAGYPSVVISDNLIERINALTQGQLILNDIPVELIPIEASLGLGNSMLADISFAQQLLDMPGKLSYIAIFFPLDKSPSVIDSQRNQIIAALEQAGFDSRQVLIDNQDDGESLSALTASFHLNLDAMSMLAFVVGLFIAYNGVRYSLMKRQRLFIQLLQMGIGRHNLLIALIIEIICLVIVGSIIGFIMGLQLSQWLQPMVAMTLEQIYGAKLLPGLWQWQWFAQGLGLTSVASLGACWPLLLQLSRMPLAQGAQRQAQLIPYEKLFKQQALTACILLASSAILFNFTSQYKHSLILLGIVTIAIPLLLPMTISIGVRLLLPLMPKGLWQYVVAETKEIIAPLSLAMMAILLALCANISMNTLVGSFEVTLKQWLDARLHADLYIRPNPNALLDVNAFLDAEPKVTAVYKQWQTEAKLQRDQSNLSNIIPINLVSRDFYSIKNTTVFKSPDNLDESFWNEFEQGKNVFISEPLSIKYQLNIGDKINIDKLSKTTNTLLSTPVAQANSDMFTIGGIYFDYGNPMGELIISPNLWQHYHLPPNPISLAVDYQGDNELLQQALISQQGLSSASMYSQQRIKDEAIKMFTKTFSITVVLNSLTLLVAAIGLFSACMMLTQARLAPLARLYALGVSRKQLRIMVTSQMMLIVLLTCLLALPMGAILGYLLINKVTLQAFGWTIAMIWDWQAYGRVVMIAMLSCLVSVALPLYWQTRKPLISSLQQETL; the protein is encoded by the coding sequence ATGACACTTTCATTGTCCCTTATTAAGCGCTGCCTAGTGGTTTTCAGCCGCCATTATCGCCAAGCTCCTATTCAAGCCAGCGCTATTTTACTCGGTATTATGCTGGCGGTAACCTTACTGATAGGCGTTAAAGCCACTAATGAGAATGCTAAACAAAGCTATGGTGAAACAACCGAATTATTGAGCCAACGCGCCAGTTTTTACCTTACCGATAAAGATCAAACTGGGATCGATGAAGCCGCTTATTTTGCCTTACGCCAAGCTGGTATTCCGGCACTAGCAGTCATTGAAGGCATAGCAAGTGATCCACAAGGGCGATCATGGAAGGTCAATGGCAGTGACATTATGGCGGCTGTGTCAATGCAACCTCACCAAGATGGCCAGTCATCAAAGGGCAAGCAAACAACACCCGCCATTCCATTACAGCGCTTATTAGCCGGTTATCCTAGCGTAGTAATATCTGACAATCTTATCGAAAGAATCAATGCACTGACCCAAGGGCAGCTCATTTTAAATGACATTCCAGTAGAGCTTATTCCAATAGAAGCCAGTCTCGGTTTGGGTAATAGCATGTTGGCGGATATTTCTTTTGCGCAACAATTATTAGATATGCCCGGTAAGTTAAGTTATATCGCCATCTTTTTTCCGCTTGATAAATCACCATCGGTTATCGACTCGCAGCGAAATCAAATCATTGCCGCTTTAGAACAGGCTGGATTTGATAGCCGCCAGGTACTCATAGACAATCAAGATGATGGTGAATCTCTTAGTGCACTGACAGCAAGTTTTCACCTCAATTTAGATGCTATGAGCATGTTGGCATTTGTTGTCGGGTTATTTATTGCTTACAACGGCGTGCGCTACAGCCTAATGAAACGGCAAAGGCTGTTTATTCAGTTACTGCAAATGGGTATAGGTCGTCATAACTTACTCATCGCGCTGATTATTGAAATTATCTGTTTGGTGATTGTCGGCAGTATTATCGGTTTTATCATGGGACTGCAATTATCCCAGTGGTTACAACCTATGGTCGCGATGACATTAGAACAAATATATGGCGCAAAATTACTGCCCGGTTTATGGCAATGGCAATGGTTTGCACAAGGATTAGGGTTAACTTCAGTTGCCTCGCTTGGAGCATGTTGGCCATTGTTATTACAATTATCACGTATGCCCTTAGCGCAGGGGGCACAACGCCAAGCACAGTTAATACCTTATGAAAAACTGTTTAAACAACAGGCGTTAACCGCCTGTATATTATTAGCAAGTAGCGCGATACTGTTTAATTTTACCTCTCAATATAAGCACAGTTTGATATTGCTCGGTATTGTTACCATTGCCATTCCGTTATTGTTACCCATGACAATCAGCATTGGCGTGAGATTACTATTACCTTTAATGCCAAAAGGTCTATGGCAATATGTGGTAGCAGAAACAAAAGAGATTATCGCGCCATTATCATTGGCGATGATGGCTATATTGCTGGCCCTTTGCGCCAATATTTCAATGAACACCTTAGTCGGCAGTTTTGAAGTCACCTTAAAACAATGGCTAGATGCCCGACTTCATGCCGATTTATATATCCGGCCTAATCCGAATGCGCTACTGGATGTTAATGCTTTTCTGGATGCCGAGCCCAAAGTGACTGCTGTTTATAAACAATGGCAGACAGAAGCTAAATTGCAACGCGATCAATCTAACCTTAGCAACATAATTCCAATTAATCTGGTCAGTCGCGATTTTTACTCGATTAAAAACACCACTGTATTTAAATCGCCAGACAATTTAGATGAGTCATTTTGGAACGAATTTGAGCAGGGTAAAAACGTCTTCATCAGCGAGCCATTATCGATAAAATATCAACTTAATATCGGTGATAAAATCAATATTGATAAACTGAGCAAGACTACTAATACCTTATTATCAACACCCGTTGCACAGGCCAATAGCGACATGTTCACTATTGGCGGCATTTATTTTGATTATGGCAACCCCATGGGCGAGCTAATCATTTCACCCAATTTATGGCAACACTATCATTTACCGCCCAACCCCATAAGTTTGGCAGTGGATTACCAAGGCGATAATGAGCTACTTCAGCAAGCATTGATCAGTCAACAAGGACTTTCATCGGCCAGTATGTATAGTCAACAACGAATTAAAGATGAAGCCATTAAAATGTTCACCAAAACCTTCTCAATCACAGTCGTGCTTAATAGTCTGACATTGCTGGTCGCAGCCATTGGATTGTTCAGTGCTTGCATGATGCTAACTCAGGCAAGACTAGCGCCATTAGCGCGTTTGTATGCTTTGGGGGTGAGTCGCAAACAGCTCAGAATCATGGTGACATCACAAATGATGTTAATTGTATTACTAACCTGCTTACTCGCCCTGCCAATGGGGGCAATATTAGGCTACTTATTGATTAATAAAGTCACCTTGCAAGCTTTTGGTTGGACGATTGCCATGATATGGGATTGGCAAGCTTACGGCAGAGTGGTGATGATTGCGATGCTAAGCTGCTTAGTTTCAGTAGCATTGCCGCTATATTGGCAAACCCGTAAGCCGCTGATCAGCAGCTTGCAGCAGGAGACATTATAA
- a CDS encoding ABC transporter ATP-binding protein translates to MSIIVALKNINKGFKDGGTFHQVLDDVSLTLSQGQTVALTGPSGSGKSTLLNIIAGFETLDSGHLSLASSPDILRAQNLNDTTDWQDAHWSLYRRQCLGVVFQQFNLLTPLNVKDNISFALALNNQSWNDWCDELCQQLGLTELLSRAVETLSGGQQQRVAIARALAHKPQLLLADEPTGNLDEQAGMQVMSLLTELAKQANTCILMVTHSEQCARFMQTRWHLQQGHIVETHATQSLTV, encoded by the coding sequence ATGAGCATTATTGTTGCACTTAAAAATATCAACAAAGGTTTTAAAGACGGCGGCACATTTCATCAAGTACTTGATGACGTCAGCCTGACGTTAAGCCAAGGGCAAACAGTGGCATTAACTGGCCCTAGTGGCAGTGGTAAAAGTACTCTGCTAAACATTATCGCCGGTTTTGAAACACTAGACTCAGGTCATTTATCATTAGCATCATCACCGGATATCCTTCGCGCACAAAATCTTAATGACACGACAGACTGGCAAGATGCACACTGGAGCCTATACCGTAGACAATGTTTAGGTGTGGTATTTCAGCAATTTAATTTACTCACCCCATTGAATGTCAAAGACAATATTAGTTTTGCATTAGCGTTAAATAACCAATCTTGGAATGATTGGTGTGATGAATTATGCCAGCAGCTTGGGCTCACTGAATTACTCTCAAGGGCGGTTGAAACCTTATCCGGCGGTCAACAACAACGTGTCGCTATAGCTAGGGCATTGGCACATAAACCACAACTTTTGCTCGCTGACGAACCCACCGGAAACCTTGATGAACAGGCTGGCATGCAGGTCATGTCATTATTAACTGAACTGGCAAAGCAAGCTAATACTTGTATATTAATGGTGACCCACAGCGAACAATGCGCTCGATTTATGCAAACCCGTTGGCATTTACAGCAAGGCCATATTGTTGAAACCCATGCAACTCAAAGCCTCACGGTATAA
- a CDS encoding glycerophosphodiester phosphodiesterase — MLIFAHRGASGYHPENTLIAMQAALDLGVEAIELDVHNVEGQLVVFHDRRLEGKSNGHGLIRQSTLNQLAKLNVKHQPIPTLWQVLELIKGRCIVNIELKGDNTVPPLLVLYPQAISLLGFKPEQLLMSSFNHPYLAQIKQALPTAYVAPLLGGIPLDLAKIVTDLQAYSAHIDLSFISQALIDDAHQRGAKVYVYTVDNPDDIRALKTIGVDGVFSNYPDKAKAALAEPNGNYAGWFE; from the coding sequence ATGCTTATATTTGCCCACCGTGGGGCCAGTGGTTATCATCCCGAAAACACTTTGATTGCAATGCAAGCAGCATTGGATTTAGGTGTAGAAGCGATAGAACTCGATGTCCATAATGTTGAAGGGCAATTGGTGGTGTTTCATGATCGTCGCTTAGAAGGTAAGTCTAACGGTCACGGTCTTATCCGCCAATCTACATTAAATCAATTAGCTAAGCTTAATGTTAAACACCAACCTATACCCACTTTATGGCAGGTGCTTGAACTGATTAAAGGCCGCTGCATCGTCAATATTGAGCTAAAAGGCGATAATACTGTACCGCCACTGCTGGTTTTATACCCTCAGGCTATTTCACTATTAGGCTTCAAACCCGAACAGCTATTAATGAGCTCATTCAATCATCCCTACCTTGCCCAAATCAAACAAGCATTACCCACGGCTTACGTGGCACCGCTATTGGGTGGGATCCCGCTCGATTTAGCCAAAATCGTCACAGATTTACAAGCATACTCTGCGCATATAGATTTGAGTTTTATCAGCCAAGCATTAATCGATGACGCCCACCAGCGTGGCGCTAAAGTGTATGTTTATACGGTGGATAACCCTGATGACATTCGTGCCTTAAAAACGATTGGCGTTGACGGAGTATTCAGTAATTACCCAGACAAGGCCAAAGCCGCACTGGCTGAACCCAATGGCAATTATGCAGGTTGGTTTGAATAG
- a CDS encoding EAL domain-containing protein translates to MNIESINTERSLCTNCAKENNLDFDFTMAFQPIIDCSTQSIYGYEALVRGINNESAYDILSQVTADNRYVFDQLCRIKAIALASELNISSMLSINFLPNAIYNPERCIRTTLDAAKKYNFPTVNIMFEFTEIEKVEDSKHLKEIVEYYQKLGFKTATDDFGSGYSGLNLLADFQTDIVKLDMALIRNIDKDKVRQSIVTNTLNLLTELNITPLAEGIETKEEYLFLKEAGVKLMQGYLFAQPGFKCLPEVNFDML, encoded by the coding sequence ATGAATATAGAGTCGATCAACACTGAGCGATCGCTATGTACTAATTGTGCAAAGGAAAATAATTTAGACTTTGATTTTACTATGGCCTTTCAACCTATTATTGACTGTAGCACACAAAGTATTTATGGCTACGAAGCATTAGTTAGAGGGATTAATAATGAGTCCGCATATGACATATTGTCTCAGGTTACTGCTGACAATCGGTATGTTTTCGATCAGCTTTGTCGTATTAAAGCGATCGCTTTAGCGTCGGAGTTAAACATAAGCTCGATGCTAAGCATCAACTTTTTACCTAATGCGATTTATAACCCAGAGCGCTGCATTCGAACGACCTTAGACGCCGCTAAAAAGTATAATTTTCCAACAGTAAACATTATGTTCGAATTCACAGAAATTGAAAAAGTGGAAGACAGCAAACATTTAAAGGAAATTGTTGAATACTACCAAAAGCTTGGCTTTAAAACTGCCACAGATGATTTTGGCTCTGGCTACTCAGGCCTTAATTTATTGGCAGATTTTCAGACTGATATTGTAAAACTAGATATGGCATTAATTCGAAATATAGACAAAGATAAAGTGCGTCAGTCAATTGTGACAAATACTTTAAATTTACTTACTGAACTAAACATTACGCCTTTAGCTGAAGGTATTGAAACGAAGGAAGAATATCTGTTTCTTAAAGAGGCGGGTGTTAAACTAATGCAAGGCTACCTGTTTGC
- a CDS encoding lipocalin-like domain-containing protein, protein MSCSNSKLTKMLLTTFTLMLLGCQPSTESSEGTSKPATGISMGKLLAADETLLQYSQVSPANTLEFPQDHQPHEGYRIEWWYITANLTTQNGEAIGIQWTQFRSALSPPTPPKAQSTDLHNNISPKQSPWATNQMFMAHAALTSKSEHYSAEKFSRSHPQFAQVSANPFAIYLDNWRWQSHNNSPFPASLNVESEQFSYQLSLDSQSPWQLQGEQGFSIKSADGKVASHYYSQPYINVSGTINRNGKTDIVSGQAWLDREWSSQLLTDSQQGWDWFSIRLDEKQTLMMFRLRGEQPQDSFYSARLMQADGSGRNITSASHHNDMSMQPIAWHTSKNSRYPTGWKIDIESENIHITTQALNPNSEMLLSTTYWEGPIKIEGTHSGVGYMELTGY, encoded by the coding sequence ATGAGTTGCTCAAATAGCAAGTTAACAAAAATGCTGCTAACCACTTTTACGCTTATGTTACTGGGATGTCAGCCTAGTACTGAATCATCAGAAGGTACCAGTAAACCCGCTACGGGGATATCGATGGGTAAGCTTTTGGCCGCCGATGAAACCTTACTGCAATACAGCCAGGTTAGTCCCGCCAATACACTTGAATTTCCACAGGATCATCAACCCCATGAAGGTTACAGGATTGAGTGGTGGTATATTACGGCCAACTTAACCACTCAAAATGGCGAAGCCATTGGTATTCAATGGACTCAATTTCGCAGCGCATTAAGCCCACCGACTCCACCTAAGGCTCAATCTACTGATCTACATAACAATATATCACCTAAACAGTCTCCTTGGGCGACCAATCAAATGTTTATGGCCCATGCTGCGCTAACCAGTAAAAGTGAGCATTACAGCGCAGAGAAGTTCTCCCGCAGTCATCCACAGTTTGCACAGGTATCCGCCAATCCGTTTGCAATTTACTTAGATAATTGGCGTTGGCAAAGTCATAACAACAGCCCATTTCCCGCCAGCTTAAATGTTGAAAGTGAGCAGTTTAGTTACCAATTGAGTTTAGACAGCCAAAGCCCATGGCAATTACAGGGTGAACAAGGGTTTAGCATTAAAAGTGCTGACGGTAAAGTCGCCTCCCACTATTACAGCCAACCTTATATAAACGTATCAGGCACAATTAACCGTAACGGTAAAACTGACATAGTCAGCGGCCAAGCCTGGTTAGACAGAGAGTGGAGCTCACAGCTGTTAACCGATAGTCAGCAAGGTTGGGATTGGTTTTCTATTCGCCTTGATGAAAAACAGACTTTAATGATGTTTAGATTAAGAGGTGAACAACCACAGGATAGTTTTTACAGTGCCAGACTTATGCAGGCTGATGGCAGTGGCCGTAACATTACCAGCGCCAGCCATCATAACGATATGAGTATGCAGCCTATTGCTTGGCATACCAGCAAAAATTCGCGCTACCCAACTGGCTGGAAAATTGATATTGAAAGCGAAAACATTCATATCACCACCCAAGCACTTAATCCCAATAGTGAAATGTTGTTGTCGACAACGTATTGGGAAGGCCCTATAAAAATCGAAGGCACGCACTCAGGTGTGGGCTATATGGAATTAACCGGGTATTAA
- the rsgA gene encoding small ribosomal subunit biogenesis GTPase RsgA: MSKKKPLSQGQLRRMRANQSKRLNRTDSASDSADIQDHLLTPEQAGVVISRFGQHADIETQDGIITRCNIRRAVTSLVTGDKVIVRLATEVQSNANIGGIVEAVHPRKSSLTRPDLYDGVKIIAANIDQILIVSSVLPSFTTQIIDRYLVACEDTDIAPVIVLNKIDLLNDENRPEIEQALARYRDIGYQVYQLSSHTGEGIADLKDLLKDKVSVFAGQSGVGKSSVINALMPEADLLIGDVSGNSGLGQHTTTTAKLLHFASGGDLIDSPGVREFALWHLDAQRVGWCFIEFREFLGTCKFRDCKHGDDPGCALQTALKEGKITQDRFYNYNRIIASLDEQRHARHFRAIDDISK, from the coding sequence GTGAGTAAAAAGAAACCCCTAAGCCAAGGCCAATTAAGGCGCATGCGTGCAAATCAATCAAAACGATTAAATCGCACCGATTCAGCCAGCGACAGTGCTGATATTCAAGATCATTTATTAACACCTGAACAAGCCGGTGTGGTGATATCTCGTTTCGGTCAACATGCTGATATTGAAACCCAAGACGGCATTATAACCCGCTGCAATATTCGCCGCGCGGTCACCAGTTTAGTTACAGGTGACAAGGTTATTGTACGTTTAGCCACTGAAGTGCAATCAAACGCCAACATTGGCGGCATTGTGGAGGCTGTTCATCCGCGAAAATCATCTCTTACACGCCCTGATTTATATGATGGCGTGAAAATTATTGCCGCCAATATTGATCAAATTCTTATTGTGTCATCGGTATTACCTAGTTTCACTACCCAAATTATTGATCGCTATCTGGTGGCCTGTGAAGACACTGATATTGCACCGGTTATTGTGCTAAACAAAATCGATTTATTGAATGATGAAAACCGCCCTGAGATTGAACAAGCCTTAGCCCGCTATCGCGACATTGGTTACCAAGTGTATCAACTGAGTAGCCATACCGGTGAAGGCATTGCAGATCTTAAAGACTTACTAAAAGATAAAGTCAGTGTGTTTGCAGGACAATCTGGCGTCGGTAAATCATCGGTCATTAATGCATTAATGCCTGAAGCTGACTTACTTATCGGCGATGTGTCTGGTAATTCTGGTTTAGGTCAACACACTACTACAACCGCAAAACTATTACACTTTGCCAGTGGCGGCGATTTAATCGACTCTCCGGGTGTGCGTGAGTTTGCTCTGTGGCATTTAGATGCTCAACGAGTGGGATGGTGTTTTATTGAATTTAGAGAGTTTTTAGGTACTTGTAAGTTTAGAGACTGCAAACATGGAGATGACCCGGGATGTGCGCTACAAACGGCTTTAAAAGAAGGCAAAATTACCCAAGACAGGTTTTATAACTATAACCGTATTATTGCTAGCCTTGATGAACAGAGACATGCACGACACTTTCGTGCCATTGATGATATTTCGAAATAA
- the orn gene encoding oligoribonuclease, translated as MAADAKNLIWVDLEMTGLEPEVDRIIEIATLVTDQDLNIIAQGPVLAIYQTDEVLAGMDDWNQKHHGESGLIDRVKASKHSEQDAIDQTIEFLSHYVPKGASPMCGNSIGQDRRFLNKYMLELEDYFHYRNVDVSTIKELVRRWSPETMNGFTKKNTHQALEDIKESIAELQYYRGQVFKI; from the coding sequence ATGGCTGCAGATGCGAAAAATTTGATTTGGGTTGATCTTGAAATGACAGGGCTTGAGCCTGAAGTCGATAGAATTATTGAAATTGCTACGTTAGTGACGGATCAAGATTTAAATATCATTGCCCAAGGACCTGTTTTAGCCATATATCAAACCGATGAAGTGCTAGCGGGAATGGATGATTGGAATCAAAAACATCATGGTGAGTCAGGTCTAATTGATCGGGTTAAAGCCAGTAAACACAGTGAGCAAGATGCTATTGATCAAACGATTGAGTTTTTATCTCACTATGTACCTAAGGGCGCATCACCTATGTGCGGTAATAGTATTGGTCAAGATCGCCGTTTTTTGAACAAGTATATGTTAGAGCTTGAAGACTATTTCCATTACCGCAATGTCGATGTCAGCACCATTAAAGAATTAGTCCGTCGTTGGAGCCCTGAAACTATGAATGGGTTTACAAAAAAGAATACTCATCAGGCATTAGAAGACATCAAAGAATCTATTGCTGAATTGCAGTATTATCGTGGTCAGGTATTTAAAATTTAA